In the Salvia miltiorrhiza cultivar Shanhuang (shh) chromosome 8, IMPLAD_Smil_shh, whole genome shotgun sequence genome, GCAACcaatcttcaagtgtcatttgtatgtggaagtagtgtcatttagaAATCGATTGCACGTAAGTGCCTCTTAGAAAAAATAGTAGACTATATAAAATTAAGTGAAGAATTCTAACAGAATATAAATTTTTACATAAGAAAcgaaaattcgaaaaaaaagaaaaactgaaaattAGGATAGGAAACATGATTAAACTTTTTACATATGTGTGTTTGTCTCCGTGTATAAAAAGTGAGAATTGGGAGCCGCAATTGCGAAAGCATAGTTTGGGTTCCTCCCATAAACCAAGTGGGCGTTTGTTCTCGATTTCTTCATCGTATTTATTAGATATACATACAGACATTCTCACACCTAAACCCAGAAACATAGACTGACAATGGCAGCCCGCTCTTCCTCCTTCTCCACCTTCAAATCCTACCTCCACGCGCTCTCCGACACCCCtcaccgcctccgccgccgcgccTGCTCAGTCTCCACCTCATTAGAAGAAACTAACCGCTTGCGGGCCCGCTCCGGCTCCGAAATGAAGCGCACACTCGACTGGCGCGACCTCATCGGCTTCGGCGTCGGCGGCATGGTCGGCGCGGGCGTCTTCGTCACCACCGGCCGCGCCAGCCACTTCTGCGCCGGCCCCGCCGTCATCCTCTCCTACGCCATTGCCGGCGTCTGCGCCCTGCTCTCCGCCTTCTGCTACACCGAGTTCGCCGTCGACATGCCCGTCGCCGGCGGCTCCTTCAGCTACATCCGCGTCACCTTCGGCGAGTTCCCCGCCTTCCTCACCGGCGCCAATCTCATCGTCGACTACGTGCTCTCCAACGCCGCGGTGGCGCGTGGCTTCACCTCCTACCTCGGCACCGCCCTCGGCCTTCCGGCGAACGTGCAGCTGAGGCTCGCCGTTCACGGCCTTCCGAAAGGATACAACGAGATCGACTTGATCGCCGTGGTGGTGGTGCTGCTCATCACATTCGTAATCTGCTACAGGTACATTCACATTACCTACACTGCACAGACTCCAAATCATGATTTCTTTTCTTCCATCATTTTTACAGCACCAAGGAGAGTTCGTGGCTCAACATGTCGCTGACGGCGCTGCACATTCTGTTCATCGCATTCGTGATTGCGGTGGGGTTTTGGAGAGGGAAATTGATCAACTTCACGGAGCCAGGGGATCCGGAAAACGCGGGTGGTTTCTTCCCCTTCGGCGCCTCCGGCGTGTTCAACGGCGCGGCCGTGGTGTACGTGAGCTACATCGGGTACGACGCGATGTCGACCATGGCGGAGGAGGTGGAGAATCCGGCGAAGAACATTCCGATCGGAGTGACTGGGTCCGTGATGATCGTGACCGTTCTCTACTGCCTGATGGCGGCGTCAGTCTCAGCTCTTCTCCCTTACGATTtggtaattaataattaaaaattagagtAATGAAAGAGGTTTTGAATTGAAATTTGAAGCAGAATTTGTTGGGAGTGCAGATCGATGCGGATGCGCCGTTTTCGGGGGCGTTCAAGGAGGGGCCGTcggggatgaagtgggtgtccAACGTGATCGGCGTGGGGGCCAGTTTCGGAATCGTGACGTCGCTGTTGGTGGCGATGCTGGGCCAGGCACGCTACATGTGCGTCATCGGAAGGTCCTGCGTGGTCCCCACTTGGTTCGCCCAGGTCCACCCCTCCACCTCTACCCCTGTCAACGCCTCCTCCTTCCTcggtactctctctctctctctctctctctctctctctatgtgcTGAGGAAGATTTTATAGTTTTTGATGCTTTCTTCTTCCCAACTAGGGCTTACTTGTGGATAAAATGTTGTGATGTGGGGCTAGATTCCAGGTGGTggtcatgtgatctttgatgtgAACAAAATTGTTCTTTCAAGATTTGGAGACCCTCATGACTTCCTAAATTGTGTAGAAAGAATGAGATTTTGCTTGTTTGTTTATGAATTTCAAGAATAATAGGGTCCACTTTGAAAAACCTTTCGGTTGAGAGGGAGAGCTTGTAGCTGCGGGGCCTATCATATGTTTGATGTTCAAGTATGGAAATTGAAGGTGAAATTTTAGTATAAATGTTTTTCAACTGCGTTTTTGGTAGCAATCACGTTGACAATCCGCACATCTTTGCACTCAGTGAACACTTCTTGCTTTTGGTTCGATTCTCCTTTTCAAACAAGTGGCTGAAACTATTGCTTTGGGCAATGTGGGTTCCAAGGGATCGCTTTTTTGAATACTTTCTTCGACCAAATTCAAACGATTCTTGATTCTACGTCTATCTGAgacttttgttattttgggaTAGTTGTCGAGATAGCGAATTCAATGCTCCTGACTTAGAATCTATTCGTGTTGAACTCATCGCCACTTGACCTTTCAAGATTTTGTGATATGACTACGGTCAGACCCTCAGATTCTTGCAAGTTGATTGCCTTGCTTTTAGAGAATGATGTTTTCGATACTGGTTTGCAGGGGTCTTGACAGCAGCGATCGCACTGCTTACTGATCTAGACATTCTGCTGGATTTGGTATCCATTGGGACCCTCTTCGTGTTCTACATGGTGGCGAATGCAGTGATATACCGGCGATATGTGGCCATAGGGACGACAAATCCATGGCCGACTCTGTCC is a window encoding:
- the LOC130997390 gene encoding cationic amino acid transporter 7, chloroplastic-like, producing MAARSSSFSTFKSYLHALSDTPHRLRRRACSVSTSLEETNRLRARSGSEMKRTLDWRDLIGFGVGGMVGAGVFVTTGRASHFCAGPAVILSYAIAGVCALLSAFCYTEFAVDMPVAGGSFSYIRVTFGEFPAFLTGANLIVDYVLSNAAVARGFTSYLGTALGLPANVQLRLAVHGLPKGYNEIDLIAVVVVLLITFVICYSTKESSWLNMSLTALHILFIAFVIAVGFWRGKLINFTEPGDPENAGGFFPFGASGVFNGAAVVYVSYIGYDAMSTMAEEVENPAKNIPIGVTGSVMIVTVLYCLMAASVSALLPYDLIDADAPFSGAFKEGPSGMKWVSNVIGVGASFGIVTSLLVAMLGQARYMCVIGRSCVVPTWFAQVHPSTSTPVNASSFLGVLTAAIALLTDLDILLDLVSIGTLFVFYMVANAVIYRRYVAIGTTNPWPTLSFLFCFSLTCIMFTLLWRFAPSGKPKAVMLGACVAAAVALLQVFLFMVPQARKPENWGVPFMPWIPSISIFLNIFLLGALHRGSYLRFGFFSGLTVLVYVMYSVHSSFDAEEEGVLCEKAGESIKESVERVVVHIL